One genomic segment of Mytilus trossulus isolate FHL-02 chromosome 4, PNRI_Mtr1.1.1.hap1, whole genome shotgun sequence includes these proteins:
- the LOC134715225 gene encoding inactive polypeptide N-acetylgalactosaminyltransferase-like protein 5, protein MYRYIRVVLILFGISFTALFIQHHVELSEFRSEQKSKDVYYPPNSRDRGLQTTRQEFQEYFINVRLSDDIPVNREIPDSRPDSCETPEPSQLTISVIITFYKEWPSILLRTVYSVVYRTQNLQQIILVDDGNDETVYRQVLHLIRKTFRDVVKVVSLRKRFGLIGARLEGVTHATGHVICFLDSHMEVNINWSIPLLKIIDENANAVAMSQLDDINPNTFKYTFSKTYRTRYGFDWRLRFFETEFRQEQLKHGDLVLPGVLAVGSAFAIRKDFFKEIGMYDAGLKIWGGENLELSFKVWLCGGKLVHVACSRIGHITRSQPYLQNNRMDIEMHNYKRVADVWMDKFASYVYDNYPGMKSISVGGLSKQRRQRRRCKPFSWFLDNIWPELFQYKDNSSSIGSIMSTNGSGLCLDNQGHLFSSPLRITIKPCSNDTQTQLFGLTTDGRFRTNLQCMFLKKEVFDLVPYIQNCYEQPQDTFKLTKNGEIIHTSTGYCLTIHGYNIGFEMCKRDNHQKWSLLKI, encoded by the exons ATGTACAGATACATCAGAGTTGTGCTGATACTATTTGGAATAAGCTTTACGGCTTTGTTCATACAACACCATGTCGAACTAAGTGAATTCCGATCAGAACAGAAGAGTAAAGACGTATATTACCCGCCAAACTCACGTGACAGAGGGTTGCAGACGACAAGACAGGAATTTCAAGAGTATTTCATAAATGTCCGACTTAGCGATGACATACCTGTCAATAGAGAAATACCCGACTCAAGACCTGATAG cTGCGAAACCCCTGAACCCAGCCAGCTAACCATTAGTGTTATCATAACGTTTTACAAAGAATGGCCGTCTATACTACTCCGAACGGTCTACAGTGTGGTCTACAGGACTCAGAATCTACAACAAATTATACTGGTGGATGACGGCAATGACG aGACCGTCTATAGACAGGTATTGCATCTCATTAGAAAAACGTTCCGTGATGTGGTGAAGGTTGTGTCACTGCGTAAAAGGTTTGGTTTGATTGGTGCCCGACTAGAAGGCGTGACACACGCGACTGGTCACGTGATTTGTTTTCTAGACAGTCACATGGAAGTTAACATAAACTG GTCAATTCCACTGCTGAAAATAATAGACGAAAATGCCAATGCAGTTGCTATGAGTCAGTTGGATGATATCAATCCGAATACATTCAAATACACATTTTCAAAAACGTACAGAACAAGATATGGCTTTGACTGGAGACTTCGATTCTTTGAAACAGAATTCCGACAGGAACAACTTAAGCATGGAGATTTAGTTCTTCC AGGGGTTTTAGCTGTTGGCTCAGCCTTTGCTATTCGGAAGGATTTCTTCAAAGAAATCGGGATGTATGACGCTGGATTGAAGATCTGGGGCGGTGAAAACTTGGAATTGTCATTCAAg GTGTGGTTATGTGGCGGGAAATTAGTTCATGTAGCCTGTTCACGGATTGGTCACATAACTAGGAGCCAACCTTACTTACAGAACAACAGAATGGATATTGAAATGCATAATTACAAACGTGTCGCCGACGTTTGGATGGATAAATTTGCATCATACGTTTATGATAATTATCCAGGAATGAAG AGTATATCAGTCGGCGGACTAAGTAAGCAGCGGAGACAACGAAGACGTTGTAaaccattttcatggtttttagaCAACATTTGGCCTGAACTATTTCAATACAAAGATAATAGTTCATCTATTGGTAGTATCATG AGTACAAATGGATCTGGATTATGCCTAGACAATCAAGGTCACCTTTTCTCTAGTCCATTAAGGATAACTATAAAGCCATGTTCTAATGATACACAGACACAG ttgtttgGATTGACCACAGATGGCCGTTTTAGGACCAACCTAcaatgtatgtttttaaagaaagaaGTATTCGACCTAGTTCCTTATATACAGAATTGTTACGAACAACCACAAGATACATTCAAATTAACTAAG aatGGCGAAATAATTCATACAAGTACAGGATACTGTTTAACAATACATGGTTATAATATAGGATTTGAAATGTGCAAGAGGGACAATCATCAAAAGTGGTCATTACTTAAAATATGA